The Salicibibacter halophilus DNA window ATTGGCCATGGAGCGTTGACCGATCACCTTGACCATGAGGAAGATATATATGTATACGAGGATTGCACGAACGATAAAACTATAGAATGGCAAGTCTTGTGATCCCATCCATATATTGGTTATGTTTTCCATTCCTGTATCCCATCCTAACAATGATGTCTCTTTCATCATTTACGATTTGATGGGAAATATTCATGTTAAAATACGGTACGTGAAATTTTTTTGTGTTTGTATCGATAATAGAACGTGCCCCACGTTCATATCACTTCGACTTAGACTTTTTTCACACCCTCGGGCAATCCATGTCGTGAACCTGAATCACAACTCCTGCCACTCATTAGAAAAACTTGATTTATTATACTTTCCGATCGTGTGTATTTGTCAACTCAAAATCCGGCCAAATGTTCATTGAATTTCCGTCCAATCGTGAATTACTTCACAATTTTTTTAGCCGAAAAAATAAAACAAAATCTTCCGTGCTGATGAGCTGAGTGTTAGATCAAAAGACCTGTTTTTAGCTGGATAAGAGGCACATGCCTTTGAATGTTTTTATCCTAAGCTTGTATTCAGTTGTCAAAGAACAGAAAATCAAATCCCTTTGCGCTACATTTTTGCCGTAGCGAGGATCGTTACGTGCTTCCAGTGGCTATTATCGCTTTTATCATCCGTTAGATACCATTCCTCCTTGGTTTGGGCTGGTGATTGGCGCGGATCCAGAAGCATCCATCATGACGGCTGAGATACGCCTGAATGTTGTGTTCCCAGCCAAGCCTTGGTCTCTTTCATGCGATAAGAGCTCCCGTTCATATTGACAATATGCGCTTGATGAGTAAGGCGATCAATCATCGCTGCCGTCATGACTTCGTCCTGAAAGATTTCCCCCCAACGTTCAAAAGATAGATTTGTCGTGATTATCGTTGATTTGCGCCCCGCACGAAGGGATAGATGGGTGAAAAGTTGTTCCGCCCCTTCTTTATCAAAGGAGATATAGCCCATCTCATCAGCGATCACCAGATCATATTTCTCAAATCGGCTTTGAAAGTTACGAAGGGTGTTCTCCGCCCGTGTTTCCTTGATGCGGTTAACAAGAATCGGGACGGTCGTAAACCAAACTTTAAACCCTTCTAAACAAGCTTTCATCCCCAAGCCGATAGCCATGTGGGTCTTCCCCGTCCCGGCGTTTCCGGCAAAAATGGCATTCCGCCCTTCACGGATAAAGTCAAGAGTTTTTAGGGTCTTGAGCTGTTTCTGGGCATCTTCAGGCAAGTCTTGCACGGAAAGGTCTTCCAAGTATTTTTTCTGGCTGAACTCCGCCCGGCGGATGCGATTATAGCGGGCGGATTCCCGTCGGGCGTCCTGTTCTTTTTGCAGAAGTTTTGCCAGAAAGGCTTCATAGCTGATATCCTGCAGATTAGCTTCTGACGCATGCTCAGCCAAGTGTCTGCGAATCATTGGTAACTTTAATTCTTTCGCGTATGATTGAACGTCTGCGTGCCATTCTTCTTGGGTTTTGAGTGTCAATGAACCCCCTCCTTGGGTGCCTTCATTTGAAACAACTGATCATAATCACTCATATGGGTTCTGGCTTGTTCGGTAATGGCTTCTGTATCCTGGGACATTGAAGCTGCTGTGACCGGCTGTTCGTTGTTTTTGTCACATATCGCTTTTATTTTATCGGTGGTGACGTGTTTCGGATGCATCGCTGCCAGTTGGTCAATGGCGGTTAAGACGCCGTCGAGATCACCTTCGTCCCGCAAGTAGTGACATAATGCTATGAAATCACGCTCCTTACCTGTATAATACGTCTTGTAAATATCTTTGATTTTTTGATCCGCCTGGTGCAGGGCTAAGCTTCCCGCCAATGCACCGGGCTTTTTTTGTAAGGTCTCCAAGACGTGTGAGAGTTGAAGGTTCCACCGATGGTGGCCACTGAGCCGTTCATGATTGGCTATACACGCTTCGTTGTAAAAGCAACGGATGCGCTCCGCGTATACCTTCACCATGATCATTTCGCCAACCAAATGATCAGGAACCGAATAACGGTTTTGCTCGATTACCAGGGTCGCGTATTTATCCACTCGAGCATACTGCACACGGGCAGCATCCCATTTTGGCGGTGCTTCTAAAAGATACTCATGTTCTTGCTCGAGGCGCTGTTTGGGCGTTTGGCCTTCGTATTGGCTCATGGGTTTCTGATTGAGTTTTTCCGAACATAACGTCTCGAGATAGTGGTTCGCTTCTTCCAAGCTATCAAAGATATCTTTGTTAGAGAATGCCTTCCGTCGGATGACATCTACACTGCGTTCCACATGCCCCTTTTCATTGCCACGGCGGATATTACAGAATCGGCAGTGAAACCCGTAATACATCATCAGTTGCATCAGCCCTTCTGTGGGCTCCTTATCCCCGGCCAGACGCCTAACGGCCACGCGCATGTTGTCATAGGTGAGCGTGGTATGAACACCGCCGATATGGGCAAAGAAACGGGCATGCGCTTCTTGAAAGCACTCGGTCGTTTGCTTGGGAAACAGACAAGCCCAACGGTAATTCCCATACGCCGATGTAAAGACGGCCATTTGGAACGTCTGTAACCGTCCGTCAACCGTTATTCTTACATCCCCCAGTCAAACTCACAAACATCTCCGGGCATGTACGTTTCTTTAATAAAAGCCTCCTTGGCTTTATGTTCCAATTGGCGCACCAACCGTCGGACCGTACTGTAACTAATGTCCACCTCCTCATCTTCCAAGACCTCATACATGTCCATGACCGTTTTTTGTTGTTTCCGCTGCCCTTTTTGACGCTTTTCCCGGTTTTCTTCAAGGAAAGCAAGGATTCGTTGCTCAATCTCCGGTGTCAGTTTACGTTTGGGTCGAGAACCGGTAGTGTAGATCGGCTTCTCTGTTAAGGATTCGATCAAAGCATCGACTTCGACATCTTCGCCTCCTTCCATGAGTTGTTTGCGCTTCTGTTCATATTCCTTTACGTATTTACTGACGGTCTCCCGGTGTATCCCTATATCTCGGGCAACTTTTCGTATCGACTTCCCCTCTTGCATATACTGTATTAATGATTGGTACTTTTGGCTCATGGTGATCATCTCTCCTGCCCCCACCTGTATGTATTGCACAGGTGAGATTTTCAATCTTACTGGCCGGATTTTCAATGAACACGGTGGCCGATTTTTAAGTTATCATATACAATCGTGCGAAAAAAAGCTGCCCTTTGCAGGACAGCCCTCCATTGAATTACGCTTTCGCTTCTGCCGCCAGTTTGTCGCGAAGAACCATAGGCAGGATTCCGCCGTGACGGTAATAGTCAATTTCCACTTCACTGTCGAAGCGAACAATAGCTTCGAATGTTTTCGTCTTTCCATCGTTGTCTTCTGCCGTAACGGTAACGAGTTGCCGCGGGCTGACGTTTTCGTCGATGTCTACGCGGAATGTTTCTTCACCGCTTAGACCTAGTTCATCGGCGCCTTCGCCCTCTTTGAATTGAAGGGGCAGAACGCCCATTAGTGCAAGGTTGCTGCGGTGAATTCGTTCAAAGCTTTTCGCGATGACCATTTTAATGCCCAAGAGGGTCGTTCCCTTGGCTGCCCAGTCACGCGAACTTCCCATCCCGTAATCGTCCCCTGCAAGCACGACGAGTCCGGTGTTATCTTTTTTATATTCCATCGCCGCATCATAGATCGGCATGACTTCACCAGTCGGCCAGTGCGTCGTGAAGCCGCCTTCTGTTCCGGGTGCCAGCTGATTGCGAATACGTACGTTCGCGAACGTTCCCCGCATCATTACTTCATGGTTTCCGCGGCGGGAGCCGTATGAGTTAAACTGTGCCGGCTTTAATCCTTTTGATTGCAAATACTGTCCTGCCGGACTGTCTTTTGCAATAGAACCTGCCGGAGAAATATGGTCGGTTGTCACCGAATCTCCGAACTTACCAATGGCTCTCATCCCACTCAAGCTTTCAATCGCCTGTGGATCTTTGGAAAGATTTTCAAAGAACGGCGGGTTCTGAATATAGGTGGACGCTTCATCCCAATCATAAAGGGTTGCGTCATCCTTAGATTGTAACGCATTCCAACGTTCATTATTGTCAAATACGCTGCTGTACTCTTCCTTAAAGATTTCGGAAGAAACGTTCTCCTGAATGAAGGTCTGTACTTCAGTCGTACTTGGCCATAGGTCTTTGAAAAAGATGTCATTGCCATCTTTGTCTTTCCCGAAAGAATCATTTCTAAGATCGACATTCACGGTTCCGGCGAGTGCATAAGCAACGACGAGCGGCGGAGAAGCCAAGTAATTCGCACGCACGAGCGGATGGATTCTACCCTCAAAGTTTCGGTTTCCGCTTAGTACCGAGGAAACGAGCAGATCATTGTCCGCGATCGCTTGCTCCACTTCTTCCGGAAGCGGTCCCGTGTTGCCGATGCAAGTCGTACAACCATATCCGACGAGATTGAAGCCGAGCTCGTCCAAATACGGCATTAGCCCTGAATCTTCAAGATAGCGAGTAACGACTTTCGATCCGGGTGCGAGAGATGTTTTTACATACGCCGGAACATCCAGCCCTTTTTCCACCGCTTTTTTGGCCATTAATCCGGCACCGATCATCACGGACGGGTTGGAGGTGTTCGTGCAACTCGTGATTGCCGCGATCGTTACGGCACCAGTAGGGAGCGTGGACGTTTCGCCATTCGGATGCGTAACTTCCACTTGTTTGTCCAATTCAGCTGCATTAAGTCCAAAACCTTGGTTGCCCTCCGGACCGGTAACGGCTTCTTTGAATGATTGTTGCATATCACCCAGTTCAATCAAATCCTGAGGCCGCTTCGGACCTGCCAACGCCGGTTCAATTGTGTCCAAATTCAAGGGAACTACTTCTGAATAATCCGGATCAACAGCGTCCTCACTGTAAAACAACCCATTTGCTTCACTATAGGCCTTTACGAGCGCGATTTGCTCTTCGCTTCGTCCTGTCAGACGCATGTAGTTCAACGATTCCTCATCCACCGGGAAAAAGCCGCACGTTGCGCCGTATTCCGGTGCCATGTTTGAAATCGTGGCACGGTCTGCAAGGGACATGGACTTCAAACCGGGTCCATAAAATTCGACGAACTTGCCGACGACGTTTTTGGAACGCAAAAGCTGAGTAACTTTCAGTGCCAAATCCGTTGCGGTCGCGCCCTCCGGAAGGCTGCCCTCAAGCTTCACGCCGACAACTTCGGGTGCCGGAAAATAAGACGGTTGTTCCAACATGCCGGCTTCCGCTTCAATACCGCCGACGCCCCATCCGAGAACACCGAGGCCGTTAATCATCGTCGTGTGGGAGTCCGTGCCGACGAGGGTGTCCGGATAGGCGATCTTTTCCCCTTGATCGTTTTCTTTTGCATGCACAACATTCGCCAAGTATTCCAAGTTCACCTGGTGAACGATGCCGGTCGCGGGCGGAACGGCACTGTAATTATCAAAGGCTTGCGTTGCCCAGCTCAAAAGCTTATAACGTTCTTCATTCCGTTCAAATTCGAGATTCATATTCCGCGTCAGTGAATCGCTTGTGCCGAACTGATCCACTTGCACGGAGTGATCGACAACGAGATCCGCCGGAATTGCCGGATCAATGGACGACGGGTCGCCCCCGACATCAACCATCGCTTTTCGGAGGGAAGCCAGGTCCACAACCGCGGGAACCCCCGTAAAATCCTGAAGGATTACGCGGGATGGTTTAAATGGAACATCTTCGCTCCCGCCATCCTTCGTTCCCCAGTTGGCAAGGCTTTCCACATGTTCCGAAGAAATCACTTTGCCGTCTTGTTGTCTCAATAAAGATTCCAGTAATACTTTAATCGAATAAGGCAACTTGCTGACGTCGCCGATACCCGCTTTTTCCAAAGCGGCGAGGTCATAATAATGGTATGTTTCATTTCCTACATTCAGCGTTTTCTTCGCCTGATACATGTCGTTGGTTTCTCCCATGTATACCCCTCCTCTGTCTCTATCATATAACAATCTGTTAAAAATGTCGAAGTAAAAATGTAGACTCATACTTCTTATGGAGGCTGATAGTATAAATCAAATTGGGAGATATGCTAAACTAACCTTAGAGATTAAACGTGGTGGTGAGCAACGTGAGTACGGATATTTTTATGTGGTTGATTGCCCTTTGGTCTGTGTTCATGATTGTGTTCATGTTTATCGGCGGTTTTTTTATGTTTCGAAAGTTCCTGAAGCGTCTTCCGAAAGATGATGGGCACTCCATCCTCGATTGGCAAGACTATTATATTGAAAAAACCCGCCATCTGTGGACACGCGATCAGAGTAATTTATTGGAAGAACTCGTCTCTCCCGTTCCTGAATTGTTCAGGGACATCGCCCGTGAAAAAATTGCGGGGAAAATTGGAGAACTCGCTTTACAAGAGCGCGCAGAACAAATGACGGAAGACTTGATTATCCGCGGGTATATTTTGGCCACCCCGAAACGCGACCATAAATTTTTGCGAAAAAAACTGGATGAAAAAGAGATGGATTACAGCCAATATGAACAGCTGTTTTAATAGAAAAAACCGGTCGACCCCAAGCGCGGGATCCCCGGTTTTTTTATGTTCTTTCTCTCATGGGGATGTCCATGATCGGTTCATTTACTTCTTGTTGTTTCTTTCGAAACATAAGAAGCATGGCAATGCGCCACGGAAGGATCATCCCGTAAGCGAGCAGGAAAAACATTCCTGCCATTTGAGCAAGATGAATTTGTTCGCCCATGACCAGCTTTATGAGCACTCGGACTATGAGCAACCCTAACAATAAAAAAATGAACAATTTGGATCTTTTCATATAAATATCGCCGTTGTGTATTTCAAAGCGTGACGTGCGAATCAATAAATAGGAAGCGGCGGCACCGACCATCAGGGGCGTTACAATACGGGCAAGGGGAAGATGCGTTGGTTCGTATAAAAACATTAAAAAACCGGTACTCATCATGATCGGTGGAATAATGATTTTTTTGACAGACGCCGGTTTTTTAATTGCTTTCATTCGTACAATGATGGCAAACGTCCCCATCATAGCCGCGCCAATCGTTGTAAGTATAAAGATTAATGTTGTTTCCGTTATGTTGCCCACCTCCTCCAACCCCTATCATACCTGTTACAAGCCCCATGATCAATGACGGGCCGTCCAACGACAAAAACACCTCCAATCGAGAGGTGTTTCGTGCATCTGTTTATTTTTTCCCCTGTTCTTTTTGCATTGCTTTCATCATCTGATTGATTTTCTTTTGGGATGGATTTTGTCCCATTTGCATCATCATCACGCGCAGCATTTGTTCATTGATAGGCGGGTTTTTCTTCATATAATTGACCATTGTTTTCCGGGCAATGAAAAACCCTCCCACAAGACCTACGAGCAAGGCTGCCATCGCGATCAACACAACCCAAATCGTGCTCATGCGGTTATTCCTCCTTACGCCGATCATTCGGTACCGGATATAATTCGTAAAGCAAACATCATCCATTATACCGTATCGATCAGACGTTGAAAAGGGATCGCTTGGCCACTCAAAAATCTCGGTTCCAATTTCCAATTTTAAAAGCGCCGGTGTGAACAAAGAATATGCGGCATCGTTCTACATTTCTGTGGAATAGGTATGTCTATTTGCCCATAAAGAGCTGTTGGATGGTCAAATTTCGCCATCCTTTGCTATTCTCTGATACATTCAGACAAACGAACGGTGGACAACGCGTTTATTCTAACAGCGCATAAAGGGGAACATCCTCCCTGACCGCATCGATTCTGAACTCTTCGATAAGAAAAGACAGGGTCATCCCCTTGTTCCAAAAATCTTTCACCCTGCGGAAAGTATAGAGTTGAAATAAGTTAAACGCGATCATGATGAACATGACCATGGCTTCGATGGCGCGTGGATGGTGCATAAAGCAGTGGTGTATATGCCACTTGGTTTTGAGTTCCCGAAAGCCGTTATTTTCAATATCCCATCTTTCGTGAATCATTTCCCAAACGTCTTTGGTCGGCACATGTTTACCGAGCGTGGTCACCACCCAAACCTCTTTGATGGTCTCGACGCGTTCGACGGTCTTGCCTTGATACATGTTTTGCGTGATCGTCTCGCGGAATCTCAGAAAGCGGACGGGCTCGGGAACGCCTCCCATTTCAAATCCTTCTTCATCCCATGCTTCGACATGGATATGCTTTTGTTTTCTCTTCGTTTGCTTGCCCTTTGGCTCCGGGTCCTCGTGGGTCCATTGAGCGTCAGAGTCACGCTTTTGAAAAAGCCCCAGCGCATCTTTGACGAGATTCAAACGTTTGTTTTTGACGCGAACGATCGCATCCATGCCAATGGCGCGTACGTCATTGATAAAAGGGGCATTGGCATACAGGGCATCACCCACGATCACATCGGCAAAATGATGATGTTGCTCATAAAGGTTTCGGATGAGTCGTTTCCCGCCTGTGAGTTCGCCCTCATCGTCATCTTTCTCATCCCTGGGATGTAAGTGGTCGATTCCAAGGATCACGTGAGGATCAGAGCCGATCGTCATGCAAGCGACGCCTTGATGGTAATAATGGGTTTCGCCATCAATGACACGGGTTAAGCATGCGTCACATTCTTTCACCTTGCTTTCAAACAGTTCAAATCCATCCAGAGCAACGACCACTCGTCCCTTCATCGTTCCCTGTTGGAAAACTTTGTTTCGCTTTGCCTTGCGAATCGTATCGTCATGCATCGCCTGTAAAGGCTCCAAATCATACTGACTTAAAGACTCACGCACGGCATCAACACGGGGCAAGCGAACGCCAGGGAAAAGCTTTTTGAATCGCCCAAATTTCACCCATTGGTCCAACACATTCAAGCTCGGCATGCGCCACAGACAACCCAGCATAAGGATAGAGCATATCGTCGATGCTAGAATGTCCGGATCTTTTCTTCCGTCCTTTGCCCTCTTGATTTTTTCGCCGATTCCATATACCTTAGACACATAGGTGAGTAGTTTTTGCAAAGTAGGTCTACCCACCGTTAACACCTCCTTTTTTGTCCTTAGGAGGTGTTTCTTCATTTTTCGCTGATTCCCTTCCTTTGTTCCCCATTTTTTCCAATCAAAATGCGATTTTTGCTATTTTACGTTGTTTTCGCCAATCCCTTGTTACACCTGATTTGATGGCGCATTTTTTTATTTAGAACCGAGATTACTGTTGGCCACTTTATCCGAAAAGATGCATATGCATCTTGATCGGCTTCAACCACCCGTATTTTTCCCGCTCCACATCACAAGCAAAAAAATAAGGGTCATACGCCTGCAAATGATCGAACCACAACCATTCGTCCTCCATATCAAGGGTGCTCCAAATTTGCACCCTTCTTTCGGACAGCATTAATTTCACTCCTTCGCTCCCTTCCAAATAATAGACGAAACCATCCCCCTCCCCTTGTGGAAAGGAGGTTATTTGAGCGGAAGAAAGCCATTCTCCCAAATGATGGATCGAAATGGGCCGGCAAATATAATCGACTTGTTTTTGAGCCTCTTGCCGAAGGGAGGGTACCGTCTCATACTCTTTAAAAAGATGGAAGAGTTTGTTTTCCATTTGAATAAATTGCCGTGCGATTTCCTGGTTTAGAAGATAAATATCGTATCGGTGCAAAAGCTCGCCCTCCTTTTTTGTGTCTTCCCCTAATTTTAATGCTTGGCCGCAAAATAATATGTCAACATTTGTATGGTGAGACCCTGTAACGGTCGACAAATTATTTCATTAGGTGACATCCTTTCGCGCAAAAGGTGCCCTGACATTTGTCCAGGACACCTCCAAAGGCGATGCTTACTGTTCTGTTAAGGCTTTCACTTCATTTACGATATGATCTTCGTGAAATCCGAAAGCTTCCATAACCACATTGCCGGGAGCCGAAGCACCGAATTGATCGATGCCGATGGTTTTGCCGCCCTCTCCGGCATAACGTTCCCAGCCGAATGTAGCCGCTGCTTCCAGCGTGACAGTCGGAATGGCATGGTCGATGACCGATTGCCGGTAAGCTTCCGGTTGGGTTTCGAAACGGTCCCGGCTCGGCATACTGATGACCCGAATCGCGATCCCCTGCTCGGATAGTTGTTTTCTGGCTGCCATCGCGAGCGAAACTTCGGATCCTGTCGCGACAATCGCGGCCGCCGGCTGGTCGGCATCCGCCAAAATATACGCGC harbors:
- the sirA gene encoding sporulation inhibitor of replication protein SirA; protein product: MHRYDIYLLNQEIARQFIQMENKLFHLFKEYETVPSLRQEAQKQVDYICRPISIHHLGEWLSSAQITSFPQGEGDGFVYYLEGSEGVKLMLSERRVQIWSTLDMEDEWLWFDHLQAYDPYFFACDVEREKYGWLKPIKMHMHLFG
- a CDS encoding transposase; this encodes MGRPTLQKLLTYVSKVYGIGEKIKRAKDGRKDPDILASTICSILMLGCLWRMPSLNVLDQWVKFGRFKKLFPGVRLPRVDAVRESLSQYDLEPLQAMHDDTIRKAKRNKVFQQGTMKGRVVVALDGFELFESKVKECDACLTRVIDGETHYYHQGVACMTIGSDPHVILGIDHLHPRDEKDDDEGELTGGKRLIRNLYEQHHHFADVIVGDALYANAPFINDVRAIGMDAIVRVKNKRLNLVKDALGLFQKRDSDAQWTHEDPEPKGKQTKRKQKHIHVEAWDEEGFEMGGVPEPVRFLRFRETITQNMYQGKTVERVETIKEVWVVTTLGKHVPTKDVWEMIHERWDIENNGFRELKTKWHIHHCFMHHPRAIEAMVMFIMIAFNLFQLYTFRRVKDFWNKGMTLSFLIEEFRIDAVREDVPLYALLE
- the acnA gene encoding aconitate hydratase AcnA, giving the protein MGETNDMYQAKKTLNVGNETYHYYDLAALEKAGIGDVSKLPYSIKVLLESLLRQQDGKVISSEHVESLANWGTKDGGSEDVPFKPSRVILQDFTGVPAVVDLASLRKAMVDVGGDPSSIDPAIPADLVVDHSVQVDQFGTSDSLTRNMNLEFERNEERYKLLSWATQAFDNYSAVPPATGIVHQVNLEYLANVVHAKENDQGEKIAYPDTLVGTDSHTTMINGLGVLGWGVGGIEAEAGMLEQPSYFPAPEVVGVKLEGSLPEGATATDLALKVTQLLRSKNVVGKFVEFYGPGLKSMSLADRATISNMAPEYGATCGFFPVDEESLNYMRLTGRSEEQIALVKAYSEANGLFYSEDAVDPDYSEVVPLNLDTIEPALAGPKRPQDLIELGDMQQSFKEAVTGPEGNQGFGLNAAELDKQVEVTHPNGETSTLPTGAVTIAAITSCTNTSNPSVMIGAGLMAKKAVEKGLDVPAYVKTSLAPGSKVVTRYLEDSGLMPYLDELGFNLVGYGCTTCIGNTGPLPEEVEQAIADNDLLVSSVLSGNRNFEGRIHPLVRANYLASPPLVVAYALAGTVNVDLRNDSFGKDKDGNDIFFKDLWPSTTEVQTFIQENVSSEIFKEEYSSVFDNNERWNALQSKDDATLYDWDEASTYIQNPPFFENLSKDPQAIESLSGMRAIGKFGDSVTTDHISPAGSIAKDSPAGQYLQSKGLKPAQFNSYGSRRGNHEVMMRGTFANVRIRNQLAPGTEGGFTTHWPTGEVMPIYDAAMEYKKDNTGLVVLAGDDYGMGSSRDWAAKGTTLLGIKMVIAKSFERIHRSNLALMGVLPLQFKEGEGADELGLSGEETFRVDIDENVSPRQLVTVTAEDNDGKTKTFEAIVRFDSEVEIDYYRHGGILPMVLRDKLAAEAKA
- a CDS encoding YneF family protein, translating into MSTIWVVLIAMAALLVGLVGGFFIARKTMVNYMKKNPPINEQMLRVMMMQMGQNPSQKKINQMMKAMQKEQGKK
- the istB gene encoding IS21-like element helper ATPase IstB, with the protein product MTLKTQEEWHADVQSYAKELKLPMIRRHLAEHASEANLQDISYEAFLAKLLQKEQDARRESARYNRIRRAEFSQKKYLEDLSVQDLPEDAQKQLKTLKTLDFIREGRNAIFAGNAGTGKTHMAIGLGMKACLEGFKVWFTTVPILVNRIKETRAENTLRNFQSRFEKYDLVIADEMGYISFDKEGAEQLFTHLSLRAGRKSTIITTNLSFERWGEIFQDEVMTAAMIDRLTHQAHIVNMNGSSYRMKETKAWLGTQHSGVSQPS
- a CDS encoding DUF2621 family protein — encoded protein: MWLIALWSVFMIVFMFIGGFFMFRKFLKRLPKDDGHSILDWQDYYIEKTRHLWTRDQSNLLEELVSPVPELFRDIAREKIAGKIGELALQERAEQMTEDLIIRGYILATPKRDHKFLRKKLDEKEMDYSQYEQLF
- a CDS encoding CcdC family protein; this encodes MGNITETTLIFILTTIGAAMMGTFAIIVRMKAIKKPASVKKIIIPPIMMSTGFLMFLYEPTHLPLARIVTPLMVGAAASYLLIRTSRFEIHNGDIYMKRSKLFIFLLLGLLIVRVLIKLVMGEQIHLAQMAGMFFLLAYGMILPWRIAMLLMFRKKQQEVNEPIMDIPMRERT